One region of Strigops habroptila isolate Jane chromosome 11, bStrHab1.2.pri, whole genome shotgun sequence genomic DNA includes:
- the SEMA3B gene encoding semaphorin-3B isoform X2: MIRMLLLLLLLLHSTAAGRPPPAATPRLKLAFPELRARHGLHLFVLERSCCYEALLLDEERGRLFVGAQNHLLSLALDDISQRERKIYWPAPVEWREECNWAGKDITAECMNFMKILHPYNRTHLYACGTGAFHPVCAFVEAGQNAEEPVFKLDPQHIEDGKGKSPYDPQHAAASVLVGEELYSGVATDLMGRDFTIFRSLGQRPSIRTEQHDSRWLNEPKFVAVFWVPESEDPDDDKIYFFFRETAVERQQGLGKTSFARIGQICRNDVGGQRSLVNKWTTFLKARLVCAVPGPDGADTHFDELRDVFLLQTRDKRNPLVYTVFSTSSSIFQGSAICVYTMADIRRAFLGPFAHKEGPNYQWVSYQGRVPYPRPGMCPSKTFGTFGSTKDFPDEVIQFARHHPLMYNPVLPHGQRPLFLQAAMPYTFTRIAVDRVTAADGHYDVLFIGTDVGTVLKVVSVPKESWNHMEPLLLEELQVFQDASPITSLQISSKRQQLYAGSATALAQLPLHRCSAYGKACAECCLARDPYCAWDGTACTRYVPNTKRRFRRQDVRNGDPNVLCSEDPRRGSVPQKQLYGVEGSTAFLECIPKSLQAHVFWTYQRTQDDPQREVQMDERVVQTERGVLLRSVQRADTGLYLCHATEHGFTQLLLQLSLEVIGARQAVGTAPDGDLQLAAGASSRKVWYQDFLQLVERPPLGAADRVCQRLWTRGRPLPPPRAQAGPPGHGQDKEPHRARRRRTHEGPRAERGPRSASPW; this comes from the exons ATGATCCgcatgctgctcctgctgctgctcctgctgcacagcactgctgccgGCCGCCCCCCACCCGCTGCCACCCCCCGCCTCAAGCTGGCCTTCCCCG AGCTGCGGGCTCGCCATGGGCTGCACCTCTTTGTGCTGGAGCGATCGTGCTGCTACGAGGCCCTGCTGCTGGATGAGGAGCGTGGCCGCCTCTTCGTTGGCGCCCAGAACCATCTCCTCTCCCTGGCCCTGGATGACATCAGCCAGCGGGAGAGGAAG ATCTACTGGCCAGCACCCGTGGAGTGGAGGGAGGAGTGCAACTGGGCCGGCAAGGACATCACC GCCGAGTGCATGAACTTCATGAAGATTCTCCACCCCTACAATCGGACCCACCTGTACGCCTGTGGCACTGGTGCCTTCCACCCCGTCTGTGCCTTCGTGGAGGCTGGCCAGAATGCGGAG GAGCCCGTCTTCAAGCTGGACCCCCAGCACATTGAGGACGGCAAAGGGAAGAGCCCCTACGACCCCCAGCACGCAGCCGCCTCCGTCCTCGTGG GCGAGGAGCTGTACTCCGGGGTGGCCACCGATCTGATGGGCCGTGACTTTACCATCTTCCGCAGCCTGGGCCAGCGTCCCTCCATCCGCACAGAGCAGCATGACTCCCGCTGGCTCAATG AGCCCAAGTTTGTGGCCGTTTTTTGGGTGCCGGAGAGCGAGGACCCTGACGACGACAAGATCTACTTCTTCTTCCGCGAGACGGCAGTGGAGcggcagcaggggctgggcaaGACCAGCTTTGCCCGCATCGGCCAGATCTGCCGG AATGACGTAGGTGGGCAGCGCAGCCTGGTAAACAAGTGGACAACCTTCCTGAAGGCTCGGCTCGTGTGCGCTGTGCCAGGACCTGATGGGGCAGACACCCACTTCGATGAGCTCC GGGACgttttcctgctgcagacaAGGGACAAGCGCAACCCCCTGGTCTACACTGTCTTCTCCACCTCCAG CTCTATTTTCCAGGGCTCAGCCATCTGTGTCTACACCATGGCCGACATCCGCCGGGCTTTCCTGGGCCCTTTCGCACACAAGGAGGGTCCCAACTACCAGTGGGTATCGTACCAGGGCCGTGTGCCGTACCCCCGCCCAGGCATG TGCCCCAGCAAAACCTTTGGCACCTTCGGCTCCACCAAAGACTTCCCAGATGAGGTGATTCAGTTTGCCCGGCACCACCCACTGATGTACAACCCGGTGCTGCCACATGGCCAGCGCCCCCTCTTCCTGCAAGCCGCCATGCCCTACACCTTCACCCGCATCGCCGTGGACCGCGTCACTGCTGCTGATGGCCATTACGACGTCCTCTTCATTGGCACAG ATGTGGGCACTGTGCTGAAGGTGGTGTCTGTGCCCAAGGAGAGCTGGAACCACATGGAGccgctgctgctggaggagctgcaggtcTTCCAG GACGCCTCCCCCATCACCAGCCTGCAGATCTCCTCCAAGCGG CAACAGCTCTACGCTGGCTCAGCCACAGCACTGGCGCAGCTGCCCCTGCACCGCTGCAGCGCCTACGGCAAAGCCTGTGCCGAGTGCTGCCTGGCCCGGGACCCGTACTGTGCCTGGGATGGCACTGCCTGTACCCGCTATGTGCCCAACACCAAGAG GCGTTTCCGCCGGCAGGACGTCCGCAATGGTGACCCCAACGTGCTCTGCTCTGAAG ACCCCCGGCGGGGCAGTGTGCCCCAGAAGCAGCTCTATGGGGTGGAGGGCAGCACGGCCTTCCTGGAGTGCATCCCCAAATCCTTGCAAGCTCACGTGTTCTGGACATACCAGCGCACCCAGGATGATCCCCAGCGAGAG GTGCAGATGGATGAGCGGGTGGTGCAGACGGAGCGGGGTGTCCTGCTGCGCAGCGTGCAGCGTGCTGACACCGGCCTCTACCTGTGCCATGCCACTGAGCATGGCttcacacagctgctgctgcagctctccctggAGGTGATCGGCGCCCGGCAGGCAGTGGGCACGGCGCCTGATGGAGACCTCCAGCTCGCCGCCGGGGCCTCCAGCCGCAAGGTTTGGTACCAGGACTTCCTCCAGCTGGTGGAGCGCCCGCCGTTGGGGGCTGCTGATCGGGTGTGCCAGCGGCTCTGGACCCGGGGCAGACCATTGCCACCCCCCCGCGCCCAGGCCGGACCCCCCGGCCACGGGCAAGATAAGGAGCCGCACAGAGCCCGCCGCCGGCGCACCCACGAGGGGCCGCGGGCCGAGCGAGGCCCCCGCAGCGCATCTCCCTGGTGA
- the SEMA3B gene encoding semaphorin-3B isoform X3, with translation MADIRRAFLGPFAHKEGPNYQWVSYQGRVPYPRPGMCPSKTFGTFGSTKDFPDEVIQFARHHPLMYNPVLPHGQRPLFLQAAMPYTFTRIAVDRVTAADGHYDVLFIGTDVGTVLKVVSVPKESWNHMEPLLLEELQVFQDASPITSLQISSKRQQLYAGSATALAQLPLHRCSAYGKACAECCLARDPYCAWDGTACTRYVPNTKRRFRRQDVRNGDPNVLCSEDPRRGSVPQKQLYGVEGSTAFLECIPKSLQAHVFWTYQRTQDDPQREVQMDERVVQTERGVLLRSVQRADTGLYLCHATEHGFTQLLLQLSLEVIGARQAVGTAPDGDLQLAAGASSRKVWYQDFLQLVERPPLGAADRVCQRLWTRGRPLPPPRAQAGPPGHGQDKEPHRARRRRTHEGPRAERGPRSASPW, from the exons ATGGCCGACATCCGCCGGGCTTTCCTGGGCCCTTTCGCACACAAGGAGGGTCCCAACTACCAGTGGGTATCGTACCAGGGCCGTGTGCCGTACCCCCGCCCAGGCATG TGCCCCAGCAAAACCTTTGGCACCTTCGGCTCCACCAAAGACTTCCCAGATGAGGTGATTCAGTTTGCCCGGCACCACCCACTGATGTACAACCCGGTGCTGCCACATGGCCAGCGCCCCCTCTTCCTGCAAGCCGCCATGCCCTACACCTTCACCCGCATCGCCGTGGACCGCGTCACTGCTGCTGATGGCCATTACGACGTCCTCTTCATTGGCACAG ATGTGGGCACTGTGCTGAAGGTGGTGTCTGTGCCCAAGGAGAGCTGGAACCACATGGAGccgctgctgctggaggagctgcaggtcTTCCAG GACGCCTCCCCCATCACCAGCCTGCAGATCTCCTCCAAGCGG CAACAGCTCTACGCTGGCTCAGCCACAGCACTGGCGCAGCTGCCCCTGCACCGCTGCAGCGCCTACGGCAAAGCCTGTGCCGAGTGCTGCCTGGCCCGGGACCCGTACTGTGCCTGGGATGGCACTGCCTGTACCCGCTATGTGCCCAACACCAAGAG GCGTTTCCGCCGGCAGGACGTCCGCAATGGTGACCCCAACGTGCTCTGCTCTGAAG ACCCCCGGCGGGGCAGTGTGCCCCAGAAGCAGCTCTATGGGGTGGAGGGCAGCACGGCCTTCCTGGAGTGCATCCCCAAATCCTTGCAAGCTCACGTGTTCTGGACATACCAGCGCACCCAGGATGATCCCCAGCGAGAG GTGCAGATGGATGAGCGGGTGGTGCAGACGGAGCGGGGTGTCCTGCTGCGCAGCGTGCAGCGTGCTGACACCGGCCTCTACCTGTGCCATGCCACTGAGCATGGCttcacacagctgctgctgcagctctccctggAGGTGATCGGCGCCCGGCAGGCAGTGGGCACGGCGCCTGATGGAGACCTCCAGCTCGCCGCCGGGGCCTCCAGCCGCAAGGTTTGGTACCAGGACTTCCTCCAGCTGGTGGAGCGCCCGCCGTTGGGGGCTGCTGATCGGGTGTGCCAGCGGCTCTGGACCCGGGGCAGACCATTGCCACCCCCCCGCGCCCAGGCCGGACCCCCCGGCCACGGGCAAGATAAGGAGCCGCACAGAGCCCGCCGCCGGCGCACCCACGAGGGGCCGCGGGCCGAGCGAGGCCCCCGCAGCGCATCTCCCTGGTGA
- the SEMA3B gene encoding semaphorin-3B isoform X1 → MIRMLLLLLLLLHSTAAGRPPPAATPRLKLAFPELRARHGLHLFVLERSCCYEALLLDEERGRLFVGAQNHLLSLALDDISQRERKIYWPAPVEWREECNWAGKDITAECMNFMKILHPYNRTHLYACGTGAFHPVCAFVEAGQNAEVSPPTAQPWPPAPAARLPPILTPLQEPVFKLDPQHIEDGKGKSPYDPQHAAASVLVGEELYSGVATDLMGRDFTIFRSLGQRPSIRTEQHDSRWLNEPKFVAVFWVPESEDPDDDKIYFFFRETAVERQQGLGKTSFARIGQICRNDVGGQRSLVNKWTTFLKARLVCAVPGPDGADTHFDELRDVFLLQTRDKRNPLVYTVFSTSSSIFQGSAICVYTMADIRRAFLGPFAHKEGPNYQWVSYQGRVPYPRPGMCPSKTFGTFGSTKDFPDEVIQFARHHPLMYNPVLPHGQRPLFLQAAMPYTFTRIAVDRVTAADGHYDVLFIGTDVGTVLKVVSVPKESWNHMEPLLLEELQVFQDASPITSLQISSKRQQLYAGSATALAQLPLHRCSAYGKACAECCLARDPYCAWDGTACTRYVPNTKRRFRRQDVRNGDPNVLCSEDPRRGSVPQKQLYGVEGSTAFLECIPKSLQAHVFWTYQRTQDDPQREVQMDERVVQTERGVLLRSVQRADTGLYLCHATEHGFTQLLLQLSLEVIGARQAVGTAPDGDLQLAAGASSRKVWYQDFLQLVERPPLGAADRVCQRLWTRGRPLPPPRAQAGPPGHGQDKEPHRARRRRTHEGPRAERGPRSASPW, encoded by the exons ATGATCCgcatgctgctcctgctgctgctcctgctgcacagcactgctgccgGCCGCCCCCCACCCGCTGCCACCCCCCGCCTCAAGCTGGCCTTCCCCG AGCTGCGGGCTCGCCATGGGCTGCACCTCTTTGTGCTGGAGCGATCGTGCTGCTACGAGGCCCTGCTGCTGGATGAGGAGCGTGGCCGCCTCTTCGTTGGCGCCCAGAACCATCTCCTCTCCCTGGCCCTGGATGACATCAGCCAGCGGGAGAGGAAG ATCTACTGGCCAGCACCCGTGGAGTGGAGGGAGGAGTGCAACTGGGCCGGCAAGGACATCACC GCCGAGTGCATGAACTTCATGAAGATTCTCCACCCCTACAATCGGACCCACCTGTACGCCTGTGGCACTGGTGCCTTCCACCCCGTCTGTGCCTTCGTGGAGGCTGGCCAGAATGCGGAGGTGAGCCCccccacagcacagccatggcccccagctcctgctgcccgcCTGCCTCCCATCCTTACCCCTCTCCAGGAGCCCGTCTTCAAGCTGGACCCCCAGCACATTGAGGACGGCAAAGGGAAGAGCCCCTACGACCCCCAGCACGCAGCCGCCTCCGTCCTCGTGG GCGAGGAGCTGTACTCCGGGGTGGCCACCGATCTGATGGGCCGTGACTTTACCATCTTCCGCAGCCTGGGCCAGCGTCCCTCCATCCGCACAGAGCAGCATGACTCCCGCTGGCTCAATG AGCCCAAGTTTGTGGCCGTTTTTTGGGTGCCGGAGAGCGAGGACCCTGACGACGACAAGATCTACTTCTTCTTCCGCGAGACGGCAGTGGAGcggcagcaggggctgggcaaGACCAGCTTTGCCCGCATCGGCCAGATCTGCCGG AATGACGTAGGTGGGCAGCGCAGCCTGGTAAACAAGTGGACAACCTTCCTGAAGGCTCGGCTCGTGTGCGCTGTGCCAGGACCTGATGGGGCAGACACCCACTTCGATGAGCTCC GGGACgttttcctgctgcagacaAGGGACAAGCGCAACCCCCTGGTCTACACTGTCTTCTCCACCTCCAG CTCTATTTTCCAGGGCTCAGCCATCTGTGTCTACACCATGGCCGACATCCGCCGGGCTTTCCTGGGCCCTTTCGCACACAAGGAGGGTCCCAACTACCAGTGGGTATCGTACCAGGGCCGTGTGCCGTACCCCCGCCCAGGCATG TGCCCCAGCAAAACCTTTGGCACCTTCGGCTCCACCAAAGACTTCCCAGATGAGGTGATTCAGTTTGCCCGGCACCACCCACTGATGTACAACCCGGTGCTGCCACATGGCCAGCGCCCCCTCTTCCTGCAAGCCGCCATGCCCTACACCTTCACCCGCATCGCCGTGGACCGCGTCACTGCTGCTGATGGCCATTACGACGTCCTCTTCATTGGCACAG ATGTGGGCACTGTGCTGAAGGTGGTGTCTGTGCCCAAGGAGAGCTGGAACCACATGGAGccgctgctgctggaggagctgcaggtcTTCCAG GACGCCTCCCCCATCACCAGCCTGCAGATCTCCTCCAAGCGG CAACAGCTCTACGCTGGCTCAGCCACAGCACTGGCGCAGCTGCCCCTGCACCGCTGCAGCGCCTACGGCAAAGCCTGTGCCGAGTGCTGCCTGGCCCGGGACCCGTACTGTGCCTGGGATGGCACTGCCTGTACCCGCTATGTGCCCAACACCAAGAG GCGTTTCCGCCGGCAGGACGTCCGCAATGGTGACCCCAACGTGCTCTGCTCTGAAG ACCCCCGGCGGGGCAGTGTGCCCCAGAAGCAGCTCTATGGGGTGGAGGGCAGCACGGCCTTCCTGGAGTGCATCCCCAAATCCTTGCAAGCTCACGTGTTCTGGACATACCAGCGCACCCAGGATGATCCCCAGCGAGAG GTGCAGATGGATGAGCGGGTGGTGCAGACGGAGCGGGGTGTCCTGCTGCGCAGCGTGCAGCGTGCTGACACCGGCCTCTACCTGTGCCATGCCACTGAGCATGGCttcacacagctgctgctgcagctctccctggAGGTGATCGGCGCCCGGCAGGCAGTGGGCACGGCGCCTGATGGAGACCTCCAGCTCGCCGCCGGGGCCTCCAGCCGCAAGGTTTGGTACCAGGACTTCCTCCAGCTGGTGGAGCGCCCGCCGTTGGGGGCTGCTGATCGGGTGTGCCAGCGGCTCTGGACCCGGGGCAGACCATTGCCACCCCCCCGCGCCCAGGCCGGACCCCCCGGCCACGGGCAAGATAAGGAGCCGCACAGAGCCCGCCGCCGGCGCACCCACGAGGGGCCGCGGGCCGAGCGAGGCCCCCGCAGCGCATCTCCCTGGTGA